From the genome of Corallococcus macrosporus DSM 14697:
GGCAACCCCGACCCCGAGGCGGCGAACACGGTGGCGTCCGCCAACGCGGACTTCCAGGCCTTCGCCCGCATCATGGGCGCCGCCATCACCTCCGTGAACCTGATGCCGCCGGAGACGACGGGGCATTCGGCCTGGGCCATCAACGCGGAGCTCTCCGTGGTGTCCCTGCCCGGCGGCGTGCACGTCCCCACGCAGAACGAGCAGCCGGGCACGGTGCTCATCCCCTCCTTCCACGCGCGCAAGGGCCTGCCCTTCTCACTGGAGCTGGGCGGCCGCGTCGGCTGGATTGAGAAGAGCAGCCAGGTGGTGGCCACCGGCGAGGTGAAGTGGGCGGCCAACGAGGGCTTCACCTACCTGCCCGACTTCGGCGTGCGCGGGCACGTGACGAAGCTGTTCGGCGCGCGCGACCTGGGCCTCACGGTGATGGGCCTGGACTTCGGCGTGGGCAAGCAGTTCCCGCTGGGCGGCATGGTGACGCTGACGCCCTACGGCGGCCTGGACCTGGGCTTCGTCGGCGCGACGTCCAGCCGCATCGACTTCAACCCCGACCGCAGCTTCGACGACTCGACGAATGGCAGCTCGCGCGAGGCGCTGGTCGACACCGCCGAGTACCGGAAGGTGGGCTTCGGCAGCAACATCAACCAGCGCATCTACGGCGGCGTGCGCTTCATCGGCGGCGTGCTCCAGTTGGGCGCGGAGCTGTCGCTGACGCGCACCGGCAGCGTCTCCTACGTGGACGACAGCGGCGCCACCGTGGACCGGGGGCTGCCGGCCGTCTTCGCCTTCAACACCACGCTCGGCCTGGACTTCTGAGCGCTACGCGGCGGGGTGCAGGGCCTGACGGACCGCCCCCGGCCGGTTGGTGATGAGGTAGCTGACCCCCATCCGCTCCAGCACCTGGGCGCGCTGGGGGTCGTCCACCGTCCACGCCGCCACGCTCAGCCCGGCCGCGCGCCACGCGGCGACCCGCTCCGGGGTGCAGGCCTCGTGAAACGGGTGGACCGAGTGTGACGACACGAGCGGGCTCACCGCGTAGGCCTGCAAGCCCCAGGACCTGTCCGGGTCGATGAGAAAACCCCGGCGGAGCTCCGGCGCCGCGGCGGCGAGGCGGAAGAGGCACAGCGGGTTGAAGCTGGAGATGACGACCCGCCCCGCCAGCCCTCGCCGGCGAACCACGCGCGCCACCTGCTCCGCCAGGCCTCCGTCATCGGCGCGGTCGCACTTGAGCTCGATGTTGACCAGGAGCTGCGCCGGCAGGGCGTCCAGCACCTCATCCAGCAGGGGGATGCGCGCGGGCGCGAAGCCCAGGGGCGAGCCGACATCCGCCCGCTGGAGCTTCCACCAGGGCGTGCGCCGGACCTCCCACGGCAGCCGCGCGAGCCGCTCCAGGCGCTCGTCGTGACAGACGACGACCTCCCCGGAGCCACAGCGCATGGCGTCCAGCTCCACCCCGTCCGCGCCTTGGCGGACCGCCTCGGTGAAGGCTTCCAGGGTGTTCTCGGGGGCATCGGCGCTGGCGCCACGGTGGGCAAGCAGGAGCATGCCCTCCAGTCTGCGCGGGTGGACGCCGGCGTGCATCAGAAGTCCAACCGGGCGTGCGGCGGTGGACGCACGGCTTGCCTCCCCCCGCCCTTTGCTGCACTGTGCCCTCATCATGCTGGGCCTCGGCCTCGGAGAAATCATCGTCCTCGGCTTCATCCTGCTGGTGGTCTTCTCGGCCGCCCGCATGGGTCAGCTCGGCAACGCCGTGGGCAAGTTCGTGTACTCGTTCCGCAAGGCCTCGAAGGGTGAGGACCTGGTGGACGCGAAGCCGCTGCCGCCGGTTCGCCGGAGCACCACGGACGCCGAGTTCACCGACCCCGAGCAGCCTCGCCGCCGCTAGCGCCCTCCTCGAGCAGCCGGGAGGCCTGCGCCCGCAGGGCCGGATGCAGGGAGGCATTCGAGGCCAGCTCCCTCAAGTCCGCCGTGTTGAGCAGCGGGACGATTTTCGCGCCCGTCTCCGGTGGCAGGTAAGGGTTGAAGACGAGCGCGCGCCGGACGGCGTGCCGCACGGACCAGCGTGGTGACTTCCAGATTTCGACGAGCGGCTCAGGCCGGGCGGGACGCCGCGCGGCGATGCGCACCACCAGCGCCTCGGTGAGCCGGGGATTGATGAGCACGTTGCGCAGGACGGAAGGATTGCTGACGGTGGCCAGGCGGGACAGGGTGTCCGGGTCCCTCGTCAGGCGGGCCTGCTGCTTCAGGTGCCCGAGCGACTGGGAGAAGGCGTTGGCGTCCGCGCGGGCCGCGACGTCCGCGTCCATCTCCAGCTTCGCGGGCCCCTGGGCGAACAGGTCCGCCACGGTGTCGAGCGACTGGACGTGGGCGAGCCGCCGCAAGGACTCCACGTGGGGAATGTGCTCGGCCTCCTGCTCCAGCGCGGACATGAAGTCCGACAACGCGCAGGCGGCGGGCCCCCAGCCCGCGCGGGAGAGCGCGATGAGGTGGCCAATCAGCTCGTTGGAGTCGAGTGGATCCCTCCAGGCGAGCTCACGCGCCGCGGCCTTGCGACGCACCCCCGCGCCCCCGCTCAAGGCGTGGATGAAGCGGGCAACGGTCCGGGCATCCTCCTGCGTGGGCATGGCGGCTCACTCCATCCGGCGGCCGGCCTCTGCCGTCTGGGAACGCTCGGACTCCAGGCTCACCTCCAGACGGAACCCGCTCGGGTCCGCCGGACGCTCGGGAAAGATGACGACGAAGGGCGCCTTGGCGCCGGGCGCCACGGAGACAGCGGCCTCGTCCACACGCTGGCGCAAGGCCGACGCCGCCTCGGGCGAGCCCGCCCCGTAGAGCTCCTCGGGCGTGGGCACCCGGCCCACGAGCGCCTCCGCGGACGCCACCCGCTGGTTGCCGTCGTACAGCGCGGCGCGCACACGGATGCGGGAGGCGGCGTCCGAGTGGTTCGCCGCGTCCCCTCGGACGTAGAGGAGCGACCGGCCATCGCGCGTCTCATACAGTCCGCTCGTCACATCGACCGCCACCAGCGGCTCCGGCGCGGGAACGAAGAGGGCGCGGAGGGAGTCCAGCGACAAGGCGGAAAGGTCCAGACGCCCGTCGCGCAGGTACGCCCGGCCGACCGTGCCCAGGACGGCCACCAGGGCCGTGGCCAGCACGAGGTTGGCGGTGAAGGCCAGCACCTTGCGGAAACGGCTCAGCGGCCGGCTCTGCGGGATGCCCACGTCCTCGGGACGCGCGGTGGGCTTGGCCACGGTGACCACGGGCTTCGACGGCAGCCCGTCCATGTCCAGCACTTCGCGCTGGATGCCGCTTTGCGACCCCACCCGGCCCAGGGTGACGCCGAACGCCTGCGCGTCCTCCATGGGAGGCACGTCTCCGAGCAGGGAGATACCGGGGCCCTCATCGGCGGCCAGCGGGCCCTCCCCTTCCGACGTGCCGAAGAGCGCGGCCCGGCCGGTGTCCGTGGGCAACAGGCCGGAATCCTCGCCCTGCCCGCCCACGTCCGAGCCGAGGTCGAACAAGTCCCGGGCATTCGCGGAGGGCGTCAGTGCCGCACCGGGCGACA
Proteins encoded in this window:
- a CDS encoding glycerophosphodiester phosphodiesterase translates to MLLLAHRGASADAPENTLEAFTEAVRQGADGVELDAMRCGSGEVVVCHDERLERLARLPWEVRRTPWWKLQRADVGSPLGFAPARIPLLDEVLDALPAQLLVNIELKCDRADDGGLAEQVARVVRRRGLAGRVVISSFNPLCLFRLAAAAPELRRGFLIDPDRSWGLQAYAVSPLVSSHSVHPFHEACTPERVAAWRAAGLSVAAWTVDDPQRAQVLERMGVSYLITNRPGAVRQALHPAA
- a CDS encoding twin-arginine translocase TatA/TatE family subunit, with product MLGLGLGEIIVLGFILLVVFSAARMGQLGNAVGKFVYSFRKASKGEDLVDAKPLPPVRRSTTDAEFTDPEQPRRR